The sequence below is a genomic window from Nicotiana tomentosiformis chromosome 6, ASM39032v3, whole genome shotgun sequence.
TCCATACTTAGTCCTTAAGATTTCTCTTCTTCATCTTCTCATCTTATTTTTCACAGTTTACAACATAAAACAAGATCCAAAACCCAAGCCAATTTTTCAATGGAGGACACATTTACAACTCCTAATTACATCTCAAAACAACAGAAATTAACCTTTAATGTTCCAGCAAACCATGCAAATTCTAGCAGTAagttttattatcatttttcCTTTAAAGCTATACTAGTTCTGATACTTCTAGTTGTACTTCCACTTTTTCCTTTGGAAGCTCCTGAAATTATCAGCAAATCTCTACATACTGGAAGTTGGGAAATTCTTCAGCTTATATTAGTTGGTATAGCTGTTTCTTACGGCTTATTCAGCAAAAAAAGTGAAGATGAAACAGAAAATGAATACTGTAGTGATTCAAAGTTTGATAATGTTAAATCTAGATTACTTGAGGTTTCATCTTTTTTTGATGATGAGGCCGAAAACCATTCTGTATCTGAAGAAAACAGAGTTCAGACTTGGAATAATTATCAGTATCATAGTGGTAAACCAGTAGTAGTTGTAGCTAATGAAAACTCTGTTGATCTTGAAAAACACAGAGGTATAATTGGTTCAAGAATTGATGAAAAGCCATTGCTTTTGCCAATTCGGAGTTTGAAATCTCCTGTTCCTGAATCTATCTCAACTACTTCACCAAAATCTCTTTCACCTTCACTATCCAAAATTTCATCTCCAAGAAAGTTTTCCTCTTCAGTACTTCCATTTTCATCAGAATCTGAAGCCAATATTGATGACAATATAGTAAGGAAAAAGAGTTTTCTCAAGTCCTCTCCTCCGCCTCCGCCTCCGCCACCACCTCCTCTGCCACCACCAACCCCTATTCTTAAAAAATCTACTCTGTTGAAATCAAGCTCTATAATTATAGATGACAAGGCTGCTTCTGATAAGGAACTGAGGAGAAGTAGTAGGAGTGTGTCGTTTGAGGGGAAGTCTGTTCGAACAATTAGGCCATTCATTGGAGCTGCTAGAGCAAGAGTACTATATGGTAAAGATTTTATAAATGGAAAGGCAGAGGGAATAAAGAATAAGGATATTGAACAAACTTTTGTCGATAAACTGATGAATGAAACGTCGCATTTTGTATCAAAGCCAGCAGTGATGGAGTTTGTAGGGGAAGAGAAGAAAGTGTTGTCTGTTGAAAAGGTAGTTGTGGAAACTGATGAGGACTCAGATGATTGGTTTGAAGAGAGCACAGGAAATGAAGAGGTAGCAAACAAGAATGTTAGTGAGAAGGCAACTGAGAGTGTTACTGATGTTGACAAGAAGGCGGATCAGTTCATAGCTAAATTTAGGGAGCAAATCAGGCTTCAGAGAATTGAGTCAATCAGAACATCTGCTACAAACCTTGTAAAATGATCTTGTTCAAAATGAGGTGATATAAGAACTATGTATAAGTCTTATGGTTAGGGAGTAATTGACTTGCCATTAGAACAGTTTTATAGTTAACTAGAGAAGTTAGCTTGTCTTTCTTTGCCTTTTTAGTTTGTATTTCCAAACTTGTCTCAGTAGTATCATAGTGGCTTACAATGCTAATATGTAACAACACCATTATTTAGTGATTCAGTCAGTTAAGTAGTTGTCTTTGTGATGATTTATCTCATTGCTTCTTATAGATCTTTTGTAATTCCAGAAATAACAAAACTTCAGTCGAAGACCTTATGTGAACTCGTGAGTTTGCATTTCCTAGCTCATGAAAATACTTACTGATAAGCAGTACTCCATTTGGTTGGGCGATAAAATCCAACAGTTGATCAATGTTGGTAAACTGTGTTCAAAACAGAAAAGTCAGAAGATTGGAAGTTAGGACAGAGAAAAAATATTCCTCGCCCATAATTTTCTTGTGTGTCCGTGTCCTTAATCAATTTAATCCTCTCGCTGTTGCCTAAGATTGTGGACTCTCAAGATAAAACGGAAAAATTGCACTTTAAATTACAGAATTTCGGCGAACTCAAATGATGGAACAAATCACACAATGCAGACTCTATTTGATTTTAGAAATATGCAAACTTCAGGAATCTCAGTTATATAAATGTATTTATACGCAATAAATAGTCGAACAAATTTCATGCCATCTTGAGTGTTTCCCAAGCATTATTAGGACAGCCCAATTTGGGAGTTTTTTCTATATATACTTTGATAGGaacttattaatttattttctctAAGTTTTGTAGTTTTCAAAAAGTATCTAGGTTTTTCTTACAAATTGAATACATTCCTCCTTAAAAAGCTCACATCCCATGATTAATACCTTCAATTAAGGGATTCAATTATATCATTTTCTTTTTTTACACTTCTCCTCATTTCATGCGTCCTAATTTTTTTAGTACGTAGATCTCCTCTTCTCTCTCTTCAATAGTTGCACGTCTTCAACAAGAAGCTAGTAAGTTTGCTTCAGTTGTTGAATGATTTtggttggaaccttcaaatactgGATATAATGCCATACTACATATTCTATGTTCCTATTATCCTTATAATGTTAGAAAAATGATACCTAATCTAACAAATCCAATAACACAGAACTGATTTCCATAATAGATACCAAAAAGATACTTTTTCTTTGCCGTTAGAAACCTATACATACGGCATAGAATGTCATGAgatgacaaaaaaaaaatcagttaCTAAAAGtttcttcaacaattcaaaaattGTTAAACTCTAGCAAAATTATTACTAATAGGATAATGGCTCATACACAATCCAAATGTGAAATTGGTCACAAACTTACAATTGCTCATTACCATATACAATTATCATAAATTTGTGATACAATTTCAGCAACAATTATGATACAAATACAATTATGATACAATTCTCATATTTATCTTCTTCAATTTTCAATCACAACTCTAAACTTAAATTCTGATACAatattgtattataattgtattagtattgtatTAGGTATTATTTTACATATTGATATATGCGATACAAGTCAAATACAACTTTGATACAATTGTGATATAATTATGATACAATTAACATACAATCGAGATACAATTCAGAAGCTtttctttttcgagtttcaatataaaattttacctaaaaataACTCTAAACTTAACCAATCTCCCTTATAATTGAGATATAAATTCCAAGTTATATTTTCAATCGTTTGCAAGagcacccaatccaaacaaatcatAAATTCGTAAAACCCAAATGTTGAATCCAAAGCTTCGAAagtttttaatggttgtcaatggagAACTCTTTACTACTGCAATTTTAGAGATAATGTCGATGAATTTGTGTGAAGAGGATGAGAATAAATCACAATTTCGTAAAACCCAAATGTTAAATTCAATGTTTCGAAACTTTTTAATAGTTGTCAATGGATAATTCTTTTTTACTGCAATTTTAGAGATAATGTCGATGAATTTGTGTGATGAGGATGAGATTTGGATTAATGTGTATGAAAGAGAGATATATttcaaaaaaattttaaaaatgggaTGAAAACGTGATTTTAGGGGCTTTGCATAAATGATATACATGAGAGTAAAGGGGGAGGGGGGAGGCTGACATGGGGGAGGGGAGAGGGAAGGGATGTATCAGTTACATCCTAGTTTTAAGGATGCTCTCTTTATTAAGGTTTTATATATAAATAGTAAATAGGTTTTATATATAAATAGTAAATATAGATAGAGAATATAATTTTTAAGAAACCTAAAGAAAAgtggtaaataaatttttattatagTATAGCTAGGTAAATTTCCCAATTTGAGGCCCCCTCTTCCAAATTAAACATTTTCCCTGATTGTGGTTTCCTAGAACAAAAGCCCAAGAAGTTTGAGATTGGGTTTGTTATCCACAACATCTCAGCCCAAACATCTCCTTATAAGACTACTTATAAGTTCTACAACTCTCTTGTTCAGTCCAGTAGGTAATTGGACCCTATCTCGGCTAATGTTGGGGTGCACAAATAGCTATTCTTAGGGATGCTATTTAGAAATTAGTCGGTACTTATTTTTGTCctaaaatttgaaattacaaaTCTTAACTTCAAGACAATTCAGGACATTTTTTTTCCTGAAAATTTAaactgaaaaactgaaattcaaAATGCACTAGCTAATTCCTAAATAGTAGCCCTTTAGAGTGGCTACCTTGTGTCATTTCTACACTAATGTTGCGCGCTCTTCCccgtttgatttttgaaaaaattaCGCGACACATTAAGCATATACACCGTATTTACCATTCGTAGCTATACTCTCTAAATTTACCATTCGtggctatatttgaattttatagcaaatccatGAAACAAGAGATCAATTGTTCTAAATTGAAACAAGATAGCAACAAGCCCTCgtagctcagttggttagagcgCCTGCTTAGTAAACGGAGGTCTTGAGTTCGACTCTCAACAAGAGaattttatttttctgtatttctGTATTTTGCGTTGGTTGTATTCGTTGTGCGAATGAATATAGTCGATACATGTTGTATCCTTTTTATACACCCTTGTATACAAGTCGATAGGTATATTCTTTGTACATACCCCTACATTTCGCGTTGGTTGTATTCGTTTCACGAATGAATACAGTTGATACAAGTTGTATTCATTACGCGAACGAATACAATTGATACAggttgtattcgttgcgcgaaCGAATACAGACTATTCGTTGCGCGTCTAAATACAAGTGATACAAGATGATAACAATTAAGCAGTAACTACTAATGGTAATTAGACAAACTATAATTACTAGGCTGTAAACTATAGTGCTTTATGAAAATTCATCTTGATTTTTTGGATTAGGGCCTGTCTTGTTTTATCTTATTTCAATTGATTGGTTAACTTTAAAGTTACATTGAATTTTTAAACGTGATTAGAATTGAGCATAGTATAAAGTAACTTTTAGAGCTAAATTTATCCTTAAACTTCCGTCGTTGGTATAGAAGAAGCGAACAAAAGTATGTTCACTTGCTTTCTTGTTCTGTTTGTTATTGTTAATTAGTGGAGTATACGAAAGTTAGCAGGGTTAGCTCTTTTGGTGCAGAAATAGCAATTTGGTGATGATTAAGTTTTATACTGACTATGAAATAATGGTTGACACATATTCTTAACACATAAAATCAACTGAAGTTATCTTAGACGATAAATTTCCAAGAATGTATGCCAAATCCGTATAACGTAGCCACTGTTCAAGTGGTGGCTAATAGTCATAGTTGACCATTCATCCAAACATATAAGTGGAAAAAGATCAATTTTAGTCCATTAAGAATAAGTTATTTCTGCTTTTGATTTTTATACTCGATCTTACAAAtaaatcttttatttttattttgtccaGCTTTAAGAATTTATTATGTTTACCTCAAGAATCGAAGAGCAAAAAATCCCACAAAACCCAGGAAACGAGGAAACAAATTCCAAAAACATTAGAAAAGTTCTGTGTGGTGGTTCCCGTTTTGCCTTACATTTTCTTGGGGGAGATAGTTCTTTCTTAATTCCCTTAACCTATAGTAGTTTCTAAGAACAATCATATAAAACAAATGAATAAACTTTTGTTTTTGGTATCATTGCATTACTTTACAAAAAAAAggtcctcttccacagtccccgcTAATGATCTTGAAATGGGGAAGATAGAACTATTACTAAATAGAGTAAAATGACTTGACCCTAATCAATCAGTCGGTAAAAGGGGGAAAAAAATGGAGGGTCTACAATAAAAGCAAAGAGATTTTCTAGACCCACCAAATCCCCAACATGCCCAACAACCTTATCTTAAAACCATTATATTCCTCCCTACATATATTACAGTTTGTCATTGTCACTTTTGTCTTGCAAGCGTAGGATGAGAGTCCATTTGACCAAATTGCCCTTGTGATATGGGAGTGGTGGCCCACAGGTTTAACTGCTGAGGTGGACCCAGCCTAAGATTGACAGGTGTACTTGTGGGACCCGATGCAACACGCTCACATGAAGGGCACATGGTGAGGGTGGTGGGAGGGGTCATTTGCATGTAGAATTGAGGTGAAAGCTTCAGTGCTCTTAGCTCTTGAACCTCTTTCTGTAATCTCCTGTTTTCTTCTGTTAGATTCTCAACACACCTCTTCAAAAAATCGCAGTCTAGTTCAGTTTGCTTCAACTTTGTCCTGTATGTCCACACAGATTATTTTCAGGATATTTCTTGAGTAGTAATAACTTCAAACAGTTAGaagtgtgatatatatatataatgatatCATTGTCTACATCATTCTTAAAGTAGAGCAGAAAAATCCTATAAGAATTAACTTAAACAACGTTAACCAAGCACTTAAACTTAAAATAGTCTAACTTCTGTATAACACATGTATAttcaatatataatatatttatccTATAAGAATTAACTTAAACAACGTTAGCAGAGCACTTAAACTTAAAATAGACGAACgaatatataacatatatattcaatatataatatatttataattgtGTATAAATTAGATCGGTTATTTATGTAAAGATTGCCACATAAATACCGGCAAAATTTAACGTTTACTTTTTTCAGAtcgtatacataaattatacacaaTAATTTCATGTTATACATATATTTTATGTCCGCACACTATTTTTAGTTTATGAGATGAGTTGAACGGCTATTAAATCTCACCTAGCTCTTCTGTTCTGGAACCACACTTCCACTTGCCGTGCCCTCAATCCCAGTCTCTTTGCCAAAGCCAGCTTTTGCTTCTGCACAAAAAGAAAATCATCATCAATATATACCAGTTAGGTACAATAATTAAAATCCTCGAAAACGCCCTTGAACTCATTGTGTTTGTATCTAATAATGATGATCTAATTAATTAGTTAACTTACAGGATTGAGGGTGCTGTGCTCTTTGAAGTTTTCTTCAAGAACGGCGGACTGTTCTTTAGTTAAACGGAGTTTT
It includes:
- the LOC104087908 gene encoding uncharacterized protein, with product MEDTFTTPNYISKQQKLTFNVPANHANSSSKFYYHFSFKAILVLILLVVLPLFPLEAPEIISKSLHTGSWEILQLILVGIAVSYGLFSKKSEDETENEYCSDSKFDNVKSRLLEVSSFFDDEAENHSVSEENRVQTWNNYQYHSGKPVVVVANENSVDLEKHRGIIGSRIDEKPLLLPIRSLKSPVPESISTTSPKSLSPSLSKISSPRKFSSSVLPFSSESEANIDDNIVRKKSFLKSSPPPPPPPPPPLPPPTPILKKSTLLKSSSIIIDDKAASDKELRRSSRSVSFEGKSVRTIRPFIGAARARVLYGKDFINGKAEGIKNKDIEQTFVDKLMNETSHFVSKPAVMEFVGEEKKVLSVEKVVVETDEDSDDWFEESTGNEEVANKNVSEKATESVTDVDKKADQFIAKFREQIRLQRIESIRTSATNLVK
- the LOC104087907 gene encoding homeobox-leucine zipper protein HAT4-like — protein: MEDLGLSLSLSFPQNRTVTNLIRKTSWTDNSFPSSDRNSETCRVETKTFLKGIDVNRLPETADAEEEAGVSSPNSTISSVSGNKRNDREANCEEHDMERACSRGISDEEDGETCRKKLRLTKEQSAVLEENFKEHSTLNPKQKLALAKRLGLRARQVEVWFQNRRARTKLKQTELDCDFLKRCVENLTEENRRLQKEVQELRALKLSPQFYMQMTPPTTLTMCPSCERVASGPTSTPVNLRLGPPQQLNLWATTPISQGQFGQMDSHPTLARQK